In Burkholderia sp. WP9, a genomic segment contains:
- the mnmC gene encoding bifunctional tRNA (5-methylaminomethyl-2-thiouridine)(34)-methyltransferase MnmD/FAD-dependent 5-carboxymethylaminomethyl-2-thiouridine(34) oxidoreductase MnmC, which translates to MTDPLIPAVLAFRDNGTPFSPLYDDIYHSAVGGLEQAQYVFLRGNALPERWQGRRVFTVVETGFGMGINFLVTWAAWRADSSRCERLHFVSTEKHPFTVDDLRKVVAATISDPEIAGLAQALANAWPMLVPGTHRLEFEEGRVVLTLVFADAQDSLPALRLRADAFYLDGFAPAKNPELWNPAIFKALARLAGEGATFATYSSAGEIKRALTQCGFEYRKVDGFGWKRAMLVGHFAPRWRVRRYEPPAPLALGERHAVVIGAGLAGCAVIERLAARGWRVTSLERHASVAQDASGNPAGVFHPMISRDDSVASRVTRAGFLYSLKRWAALERLGYGPTRGGQGLLQIAADDEEARSISNAIAASGYPSDYVRPVSPDEAQRLAGMPLARGGWFFAHGGWIDPASLCAAQCAAAGQLLERRFGVDVARIERSGDEWIVFNSAGEALAQAPVVIVASAHDAARIAGLQHAPTRSIRGQLTLLPAGTVLPPLGMPVIGEGYAVPLADGMTLTGATYELDDPDTTLRAAGHLENLQRVAQMLPAFAGIADRAKSAALAGRVAFRCVTSDRMPMIGQLADEALAARDAQRLRGAWPLDLPRTDGLYGAFAYGSRGLVWAALGAELIASQLEGEPWPLERDLAEDLDPARFLLRALRQGTVR; encoded by the coding sequence ATGACTGATCCGCTGATCCCCGCCGTCCTCGCTTTTCGCGACAACGGCACGCCTTTCTCGCCGCTTTACGACGATATCTATCACAGCGCCGTGGGCGGTCTCGAACAGGCCCAATATGTTTTCCTGCGCGGGAACGCGCTACCCGAGCGGTGGCAGGGCCGCCGCGTCTTCACCGTGGTCGAAACCGGCTTCGGCATGGGCATCAACTTTCTGGTGACCTGGGCCGCCTGGCGTGCCGACTCGTCGCGCTGTGAGCGGCTGCATTTCGTGTCGACTGAGAAACATCCGTTTACCGTCGACGATTTACGCAAAGTAGTAGCCGCGACCATTTCCGATCCGGAGATTGCGGGCCTCGCACAAGCCCTCGCGAACGCCTGGCCGATGCTCGTTCCTGGCACGCATCGGCTCGAGTTCGAAGAAGGGCGCGTCGTGCTCACGCTCGTTTTCGCCGACGCGCAGGACAGCCTGCCGGCCTTGAGACTGCGTGCCGATGCTTTTTACCTCGACGGATTCGCGCCGGCCAAAAACCCCGAACTCTGGAATCCCGCGATCTTCAAGGCGCTCGCGCGCCTGGCGGGCGAGGGCGCCACCTTCGCCACTTACAGCAGCGCCGGCGAGATCAAACGTGCGTTGACGCAATGCGGCTTCGAATACCGCAAGGTGGACGGCTTCGGCTGGAAACGCGCGATGCTGGTCGGCCACTTCGCCCCCCGCTGGCGCGTGCGGCGTTACGAGCCGCCCGCGCCGCTCGCGCTCGGCGAGCGCCATGCCGTGGTGATCGGCGCCGGGCTGGCCGGCTGCGCGGTGATCGAACGGCTCGCGGCGCGCGGCTGGCGCGTCACATCGCTCGAACGGCATGCTTCGGTGGCGCAGGACGCGTCGGGCAATCCGGCCGGCGTCTTTCATCCCATGATTTCGCGTGACGACAGCGTCGCCTCACGCGTCACGCGCGCGGGCTTTCTGTATTCGCTCAAGCGCTGGGCCGCCCTCGAACGGCTTGGTTACGGACCAACGCGCGGCGGCCAAGGCCTGTTGCAGATCGCAGCGGACGACGAAGAAGCCCGCTCGATCAGCAACGCGATTGCCGCGTCAGGCTATCCATCCGACTACGTGAGGCCCGTCTCGCCGGATGAAGCTCAGCGGCTCGCCGGCATGCCGCTCGCCCGCGGCGGCTGGTTCTTTGCGCACGGCGGCTGGATCGACCCGGCGTCGCTCTGCGCAGCACAGTGCGCCGCGGCGGGTCAGTTGCTCGAACGACGCTTCGGTGTGGATGTCGCGCGAATCGAGCGGTCGGGCGATGAGTGGATCGTGTTCAACTCCGCGGGCGAGGCGCTCGCGCAAGCGCCGGTGGTAATCGTCGCGAGCGCTCACGACGCCGCGCGCATCGCCGGTTTGCAGCACGCGCCGACTCGCAGCATTCGCGGCCAGCTCACATTGCTGCCGGCCGGCACGGTGCTGCCGCCGCTCGGCATGCCGGTGATCGGCGAAGGCTACGCTGTACCGCTCGCCGACGGCATGACGCTAACCGGCGCCACCTACGAACTCGACGACCCCGACACCACGCTGCGCGCGGCTGGCCATCTGGAAAACCTGCAGCGCGTCGCGCAGATGCTGCCGGCCTTCGCGGGCATCGCCGATCGCGCTAAGTCAGCGGCGTTGGCGGGGCGTGTCGCGTTCCGTTGCGTCACCAGCGATCGCATGCCGATGATCGGCCAGCTCGCCGACGAAGCGCTCGCAGCGCGCGACGCCCAGCGTCTGCGCGGCGCATGGCCACTCGATCTGCCACGTACGGACGGACTGTACGGCGCATTCGCCTATGGTTCGCGTGGGCTCGTGTGGGCAGCGCTCGGCGCAGAGCTGATCGCCTCGCAACTGGAAGGCGAACCGTGGCCACTTGAACGGGACCTGGCCGAAGACCTCGATCCCGCGCGCTTTCTGTTGCGCGCATTGCGTCAGGGAACGGTCCGTTAA
- a CDS encoding cation:proton antiporter, with amino-acid sequence MNSAFSFFPAWPLSPDAIFWAGLALLAAGLCGELCYRAWRLPRISGYAVIGLIAGAAGSGVIDADSASAARPLLDVALGLLLFELGSRLDLRWIRRNPWLILSSVAEATLTFALVLPVLLFLNVPLMVATVLAAIAMATSPAMVIQLKTELRAEGQVTQRLLTLTALNSMYAVVIEKLVSSWLHQEMYGNVFATILQPLYLLVGSLVLAYLLARTCTFFYRRLNMQDEHSFVALFGLVLLAIAVAHLFKLSTILALLAAGIIVKNHEARPQLWPEHFGTAGWLLTVILFVLTLTSFEWKDIALGGVAALGLIVARLVAKLVGVLAFAKPSGLNWKQGMALGLSLSPMSALAYLLVDDTYNLYPNFDPQLRAIVMCSIFVLQILGPWLVYRSLALVSERREE; translated from the coding sequence ATGAATTCGGCGTTTTCATTTTTTCCAGCCTGGCCGCTTTCACCCGACGCCATTTTTTGGGCTGGTCTCGCATTGCTTGCCGCCGGTCTGTGCGGTGAGCTGTGCTATCGCGCGTGGCGTTTGCCGCGCATTTCCGGGTATGCGGTGATTGGTCTGATTGCCGGCGCCGCCGGTTCGGGCGTGATCGACGCGGATTCAGCGAGCGCCGCGCGGCCGTTGCTCGATGTCGCGCTAGGCTTGTTGTTGTTCGAACTCGGCAGCCGCCTCGATTTGCGCTGGATCCGTCGCAATCCGTGGCTGATTCTGTCGAGCGTCGCCGAAGCCACGCTGACTTTCGCGCTCGTGCTCCCGGTCTTGCTGTTTCTGAACGTGCCGCTCATGGTGGCCACCGTGCTCGCTGCGATTGCCATGGCAACTTCGCCGGCCATGGTGATCCAGCTGAAAACGGAATTGCGCGCGGAAGGCCAGGTCACCCAGCGTCTGCTGACCTTGACCGCGCTGAACAGCATGTATGCGGTGGTGATCGAGAAGCTCGTGTCCAGCTGGCTGCATCAGGAAATGTACGGCAACGTATTCGCGACCATCCTGCAACCGCTTTATCTGCTGGTCGGCTCGCTCGTGCTCGCGTATCTGCTCGCGCGCACCTGCACATTCTTTTATCGACGTTTGAACATGCAGGACGAACATTCGTTCGTCGCGCTGTTCGGCCTCGTGCTGCTGGCCATTGCGGTCGCGCATCTGTTCAAGCTGTCGACCATTCTTGCGTTGCTGGCCGCCGGCATCATCGTAAAGAATCATGAAGCGCGTCCGCAGTTGTGGCCGGAGCACTTCGGCACGGCCGGCTGGTTGTTGACCGTGATTCTGTTCGTGCTGACGCTGACTTCGTTCGAATGGAAAGACATTGCGCTCGGCGGCGTCGCGGCGCTGGGTCTGATTGTTGCGCGCCTCGTGGCGAAACTGGTCGGCGTGCTGGCGTTTGCCAAGCCGAGCGGTTTGAACTGGAAGCAGGGCATGGCGCTTGGTCTGTCGTTATCGCCAATGTCGGCGCTCGCCTATCTGCTGGTCGACGATACGTACAACCTGTATCCGAATTTCGATCCGCAACTGCGGGCGATCGTCATGTGTTCCATTTTCGTGCTGCAGATTCTCGGGCCGTGGCTCGTCTATCGCAGCCTCGCGCTGGTGAGCGAACGGCGCGAAGAGTAA
- a CDS encoding YbdK family carboxylate-amine ligase — translation MSLEPFIDSKPFTFGVELEMQIVNTHDYDLTKAGSDLLRLIKDEKIPGNITPEITESMIELSTGICTSHEQAVADLRKIRDTLVSAADHLNVGLCGGGTHAFQQWSERQIVDTPRFQYLSELYGYLAKQFTVFGQHVHIGCPDPNSALYLLHSMSRFIPHFIALSASSPFVQGVDTGFHSARLNSVFAFPLSGRAPFVLTWDSFEEYFSKMVHTGVVNSMKDFYWDIRPKPGFGTIEVRVMDTPLSVDRAAAIACYIQTLARHLLLDKPITPKEDDYLVYTFNRFEACRFGLAGTCINPQTGERKTISEDILETLDRIAPHAEALGSGNALAEIGSIARSQVNDATWLRGVVEREKSLHEAVRQQCLQWRA, via the coding sequence ATGTCACTCGAACCCTTCATCGACTCGAAACCGTTCACCTTCGGTGTCGAACTCGAGATGCAGATCGTCAACACGCATGACTATGATCTGACCAAAGCCGGCTCGGATCTGCTGCGCCTAATCAAGGACGAAAAGATCCCCGGCAACATCACGCCGGAAATCACCGAAAGCATGATCGAGCTGTCCACCGGCATTTGCACGTCGCATGAGCAAGCCGTCGCCGACTTGCGCAAGATTCGCGACACGCTCGTTTCGGCGGCCGATCATCTGAACGTCGGCTTGTGCGGCGGCGGCACGCACGCGTTCCAGCAATGGAGTGAACGGCAGATCGTCGATACGCCGCGCTTCCAGTACCTGTCCGAGTTGTACGGCTATCTCGCCAAGCAGTTCACGGTGTTCGGCCAGCATGTGCATATCGGCTGCCCGGATCCGAACAGCGCGCTCTACCTGCTGCATTCCATGTCGCGCTTCATTCCGCACTTCATTGCCTTGTCCGCATCGTCGCCGTTCGTGCAGGGTGTCGATACCGGCTTTCATTCGGCACGACTGAATTCCGTGTTCGCGTTCCCGCTCTCGGGCCGGGCGCCGTTCGTGTTGACGTGGGACAGCTTCGAGGAATATTTCTCGAAGATGGTCCACACGGGCGTCGTCAACAGCATGAAAGATTTTTACTGGGACATCCGGCCGAAGCCCGGTTTCGGCACGATCGAAGTGCGCGTGATGGACACGCCGTTGTCGGTGGATCGCGCGGCGGCGATTGCCTGCTACATCCAGACGCTCGCGCGGCATCTGCTGCTCGACAAACCGATCACGCCGAAGGAAGACGACTACCTCGTCTACACCTTCAATCGTTTCGAAGCATGCCGGTTTGGTCTGGCCGGCACCTGTATCAATCCGCAAACGGGCGAACGCAAGACGATTTCCGAAGACATTCTCGAAACGCTGGATCGGATCGCTCCGCACGCCGAAGCGTTGGGTTCGGGTAATGCGCTGGCTGAAATCGGCTCGATCGCTCGCAGTCAGGTCAATGATGCGACCTGGCTGCGTGGCGTCGTCGAACGGGAGAAGTCCCTGCACGAAGCCGTCAGGCAACAGTGTTTGCAGTGGCGCGCGTAG
- a CDS encoding MarR family winged helix-turn-helix transcriptional regulator, with amino-acid sequence MSEGVYGEQATGRVTHSLLRLSTAMRSQAWEWAEGAGLTPTQGEILVLLMQRKGPMRLGEIARETALTAATTSDAVSTLETKGLVEKRRALDDGRALAVRLTARGRTAAKRAAQWPDFLAKAVGTLRDDEQAVFYRTLLKTVHQLEAQGTIPPHRMCLTCTHFEPSKNPKKTPHHCALLDLNMSDTDLRLDCSVYEIADVATQKKTWKIFAQ; translated from the coding sequence ATGAGCGAAGGCGTATACGGAGAACAGGCGACCGGGCGGGTGACCCACAGCCTATTGCGATTGAGCACGGCAATGCGGAGCCAGGCTTGGGAATGGGCGGAAGGTGCTGGCCTGACGCCGACTCAAGGCGAAATTCTGGTTTTGCTGATGCAGCGCAAAGGCCCGATGCGTCTCGGCGAAATTGCCCGTGAAACGGCCCTCACCGCCGCGACAACCAGCGATGCAGTCAGCACGCTCGAGACCAAAGGCCTGGTCGAAAAGCGCCGTGCCCTCGACGACGGCCGCGCCCTCGCAGTTCGCCTGACGGCGCGTGGCCGCACGGCTGCGAAGCGCGCCGCGCAATGGCCGGACTTTCTGGCCAAGGCGGTCGGCACGCTGCGCGACGACGAGCAGGCTGTGTTCTATCGCACGCTGCTCAAGACCGTGCATCAGCTGGAAGCGCAAGGCACGATTCCGCCGCACCGCATGTGCCTGACCTGCACGCACTTCGAGCCGAGCAAGAATCCGAAGAAGACGCCGCATCATTGCGCGTTGCTCGATCTGAACATGTCGGATACGGATCTGCGCCTCGATTGCTCGGTGTATGAGATTGCCGACGTCGCCACCCAGAAGAAGACCTGGAAGATCTTCGCCCAATAA
- a CDS encoding glutamine amidotransferase gives MNHEVLAIRHVHFEDLGSLELVLGERGRPVRYLDVGVARIEAPNPVSASLMVVLGGPISATDDAHYPTLVPLLSKIEKRIAAGLPTLGICLGAQLIARALGARVYPAGRTELGWTPLTLTDAGRASPVRHLDGVQTSMLHWHGDTFDLPDNATRLASTPACENQAFAWGSHVLGLQCHPEIRTDRFEPWLIGNAGELAGHGIDARQLRAETAQFGPALEVAARRMFSEWLDQVEAKP, from the coding sequence ATGAATCACGAAGTTCTGGCCATTCGCCACGTGCACTTCGAGGATCTGGGCAGTCTTGAGCTGGTGCTCGGCGAGCGCGGGCGTCCGGTTCGCTATCTCGATGTCGGGGTGGCTCGCATCGAGGCGCCGAATCCCGTCTCCGCGTCATTGATGGTGGTGCTTGGCGGCCCGATCAGCGCAACCGACGACGCGCATTACCCGACGCTCGTGCCGCTGCTGTCCAAGATCGAGAAACGCATAGCGGCGGGTTTGCCGACACTCGGCATCTGCCTTGGCGCGCAACTGATTGCCCGCGCGCTCGGTGCTCGCGTCTATCCCGCGGGCCGCACCGAACTCGGTTGGACACCGCTTACGTTGACCGATGCCGGCCGCGCTTCGCCGGTGCGTCATCTGGATGGCGTGCAGACTTCCATGCTGCATTGGCACGGCGACACCTTCGATTTGCCTGACAACGCGACACGTCTCGCGTCGACTCCTGCGTGCGAGAACCAGGCGTTCGCCTGGGGCAGCCATGTGCTGGGTCTGCAGTGTCATCCGGAGATTCGGACCGATCGCTTCGAGCCCTGGCTGATTGGTAACGCCGGTGAGCTTGCGGGCCACGGTATCGACGCGCGCCAGTTGCGGGCCGAGACCGCGCAGTTCGGTCCCGCGCTCGAAGTCGCCGCGCGCCGGATGTTCAGCGAATGGCTCGATCAGGTCGAGGCGAAACCCTGA
- a CDS encoding NADH:flavin oxidoreductase/NADH oxidase, translating to MSALFSPLTLRSVTLPNRIVVSPMCQYSAERGEATAWHMIHLGSMALSGAGMLCIEATSVEPDGRITPGDLGLWDDVTEAALVPVLAAIRKHSHIKVTMQLSHAGRKASSHAPWEGGQLIPVSQGGWLPHAPSALPHKAGEEPPLALDIPALNRIREAFAASARRAARLGIDGLEVHAAHGYLLHQFLSPIANQRDDEYGGSLENRMRFPLEIFDIVRAAFPADKPVGVRVSATDWVEGGWTLEDTIAFAQELKKRGCDWIDVSSGGVSPLQKIPLEPGYQIPFAKAVKEATGLTTIGVGLITDPLHAEQLIEAGDADLIALARALLYNPRWPWHAAAQLGATVEAPPQYWRSQPREQKALFGDISFGQR from the coding sequence ATGAGCGCGCTTTTTTCTCCGCTCACGCTGCGCAGCGTGACGCTTCCCAATCGTATCGTCGTGTCCCCGATGTGCCAGTATTCCGCCGAGCGTGGCGAGGCAACGGCGTGGCACATGATCCATCTCGGCAGCATGGCATTGTCGGGTGCCGGCATGCTGTGCATCGAGGCGACTTCAGTCGAGCCGGACGGACGCATCACACCGGGCGATCTCGGCTTGTGGGACGACGTCACCGAAGCCGCGCTCGTTCCTGTGCTCGCCGCGATCCGCAAGCATTCGCACATCAAGGTCACGATGCAGTTGTCGCACGCCGGGCGCAAGGCGTCGAGCCACGCGCCTTGGGAAGGTGGCCAGCTGATTCCGGTGTCGCAAGGCGGATGGTTGCCGCACGCGCCGTCCGCGTTGCCACACAAGGCAGGTGAAGAGCCGCCACTGGCGCTCGACATACCTGCGTTGAACCGGATCCGCGAGGCATTCGCGGCCTCGGCGCGGCGCGCCGCGCGGCTCGGCATCGACGGACTGGAAGTGCATGCGGCACACGGCTATCTGCTGCATCAATTCCTCTCGCCGATCGCCAATCAACGCGACGACGAATACGGTGGCTCGCTTGAGAACCGTATGCGCTTTCCGCTTGAAATCTTCGATATCGTGCGCGCTGCATTTCCCGCCGACAAACCCGTTGGCGTACGCGTCTCGGCAACCGACTGGGTCGAAGGCGGCTGGACGCTCGAGGATACGATTGCGTTCGCGCAGGAGCTGAAAAAGCGCGGCTGCGACTGGATCGACGTGTCGTCCGGCGGCGTCTCGCCGCTACAGAAGATTCCGCTTGAACCGGGTTATCAGATTCCCTTTGCCAAGGCCGTCAAGGAGGCCACGGGCCTCACCACCATCGGGGTGGGTTTGATCACCGACCCATTGCACGCCGAGCAACTGATCGAAGCCGGCGACGCCGATCTGATCGCGCTGGCTCGCGCATTGCTGTACAACCCGCGTTGGCCATGGCACGCCGCGGCGCAACTCGGCGCCACGGTCGAAGCGCCGCCGCAGTACTGGCGCTCGCAACCGCGCGAGCAAAAGGCGCTGTTCGGCGACATTTCGTTCGGACAACGGTGA
- a CDS encoding SET domain-containing protein-lysine N-methyltransferase translates to MSSRRIAVRRSGVHGKGVFAVEPIAAGERLIEYKGERISWKEALRRHPHNPAEPNHTFYFALDSGKVIDGKVNGNSARWINHSCAPNCEAEEIDGHVYVHALRDIAEGEEVFYDYGLVIDARQTKKLKKEYECRCGARKCRGTMLAPPEKEKGAGKAEKSAKKAKTTAKKAKKK, encoded by the coding sequence ATGAGTTCACGCAGGATCGCCGTGCGCCGTTCGGGTGTGCACGGCAAAGGCGTGTTTGCCGTCGAACCGATTGCGGCCGGCGAGCGGCTGATCGAATACAAGGGCGAACGGATCTCCTGGAAAGAAGCGCTGCGCCGTCATCCGCACAATCCGGCGGAGCCGAATCACACGTTCTATTTCGCACTCGACAGCGGCAAGGTGATCGACGGCAAAGTGAATGGCAATAGCGCGCGCTGGATCAACCATTCCTGCGCGCCGAACTGCGAAGCCGAAGAAATCGACGGTCACGTGTATGTGCACGCGTTGCGCGATATCGCCGAAGGCGAGGAAGTCTTTTACGACTATGGCCTCGTGATCGACGCGCGGCAGACCAAGAAGCTCAAGAAGGAATACGAATGCCGTTGCGGCGCGCGCAAGTGCCGCGGCACGATGCTGGCGCCGCCGGAGAAGGAGAAGGGCGCGGGCAAGGCCGAGAAGTCGGCCAAAAAGGCCAAGACGACTGCAAAGAAAGCGAAGAAGAAATGA
- a CDS encoding sensor histidine kinase, translating into MPQPAANSLRRTLLRRLAAPLSLLALMSGLIAYWLAWQYTQHVVDRSLADLATAISKQIQIAGPDAKVTVPPLAQAMFSDPVEHLVYRISTGETEIAGDHNLPLQGTSVRRMHYAYVFETQHQGVTVRVAQVRVDQPTGNPIVVEVGQPVHHRFRIAAEFLVAIMMPLLLLLLAGWVIVWRVVNQQLNPLTDLADSLNRQTHTSLEPVDETYVPVEIRPLTGALNALLGRLKTALDGQRKFIADAAHQLRTPLTAVKLHAEQAAVARDPQQTLAAVRELRAAADRAVRLSNQLLSLARAEPGEQAARFVNVDMAALAFDTGAEWVPRALTFHVDLGFQRLDDPSNGHPLMARGNPVLLHEVIANLLDNALKYMPPSRFDGGRITVTVSQTVIDDLRMAEIAVEDNGPGVPRNQQADLFKRFFRGDGQSDAGVDSGAGLGLAIVHDIMVLHHGSVHYEDAPEGGARFIVRIPLVPISVHIEAAPDTRRPAKKSAHSAPVDS; encoded by the coding sequence ATGCCCCAGCCGGCCGCCAATAGTCTGCGCCGCACGCTGCTTCGGCGCCTCGCTGCTCCCCTTTCGCTGCTCGCGCTCATGAGCGGCCTGATCGCATACTGGCTGGCGTGGCAGTACACGCAGCACGTGGTCGACCGTTCGCTCGCCGATCTCGCCACCGCGATCTCCAAACAGATCCAGATTGCCGGCCCGGACGCCAAAGTCACCGTGCCGCCTCTTGCCCAAGCCATGTTCTCGGACCCGGTGGAACACCTCGTCTACCGGATCAGCACTGGCGAAACCGAAATCGCCGGCGACCATAATCTTCCGCTGCAAGGCACGAGCGTGCGGCGCATGCATTACGCGTACGTATTCGAAACGCAGCATCAGGGCGTGACGGTGCGCGTGGCACAGGTGCGGGTCGATCAACCAACGGGCAATCCGATCGTCGTCGAGGTCGGCCAACCGGTGCACCACCGGTTTCGAATCGCCGCCGAGTTTCTCGTCGCGATCATGATGCCGCTGCTATTGCTGCTGCTGGCCGGCTGGGTGATCGTATGGCGCGTGGTCAATCAACAGCTCAATCCGCTGACCGATCTTGCGGATTCACTGAACCGGCAAACCCACACGTCGCTCGAACCGGTCGACGAGACCTATGTGCCGGTCGAAATCCGGCCGCTGACCGGTGCGCTGAACGCGTTGCTCGGTCGCCTGAAAACCGCGCTCGACGGCCAGCGCAAGTTTATCGCCGACGCCGCGCATCAACTGCGCACGCCTCTGACCGCGGTCAAGCTGCATGCGGAGCAGGCGGCCGTTGCGCGCGACCCGCAGCAAACGCTAGCCGCGGTGCGTGAGCTGCGCGCCGCAGCCGACCGAGCGGTGCGGCTGTCGAATCAGCTGCTTTCGCTCGCGCGCGCCGAGCCGGGCGAACAGGCGGCTCGCTTCGTCAACGTCGACATGGCCGCGCTCGCGTTCGATACCGGCGCGGAATGGGTGCCGCGTGCGTTGACGTTCCACGTCGACCTCGGTTTCCAGCGTCTGGACGACCCGAGCAACGGCCATCCGTTGATGGCGCGCGGCAATCCCGTACTGCTGCACGAAGTGATCGCCAATCTGCTGGATAACGCGCTGAAGTACATGCCACCGTCGCGCTTCGATGGCGGCCGCATTACGGTAACGGTGTCGCAAACGGTGATCGACGACCTGCGCATGGCGGAGATTGCCGTTGAAGACAACGGGCCGGGCGTGCCGCGCAATCAGCAGGCCGATCTCTTCAAACGGTTTTTCCGCGGCGACGGCCAGAGCGATGCCGGCGTGGACAGCGGCGCCGGTCTCGGCCTCGCCATCGTTCACGACATCATGGTGCTGCATCACGGCAGCGTGCATTACGAAGACGCGCCGGAAGGCGGCGCACGTTTCATTGTGCGCATACCGCTCGTGCCGATCAGCGTACACATTGAAGCCGCGCCCGATACAAGGCGGCCGGCAAAAAAATCGGCGCACTCGGCGCCGGTGGATAGCTAA
- a CDS encoding response regulator transcription factor, whose protein sequence is MRLLLIEDDRPIARGIQSSLEQAGFTVDMVHDGIFAEQALTQNRHELVILDLGLPGIDGMSLLSRFRQSNRHTPVIILTARDELNDRVQGLNSGADDYMLKPFEPTELEARIRAVMRRSGPHGDMPRPEVSLGGVRLSGVDRRIFNDDKPLELSPREFAVLEMLLLRHGRVVSKAQLQDHLTHFGGDLGDTAIEVYVHRVRKKLESCRVEIVTVRGFGYLLQEIRQAA, encoded by the coding sequence ATGCGACTCCTTCTGATCGAAGATGACCGCCCCATCGCACGCGGCATCCAAAGCAGTCTCGAACAAGCCGGCTTCACCGTCGACATGGTTCACGACGGCATTTTCGCCGAACAGGCCCTAACGCAAAATCGCCACGAACTGGTGATCCTCGATCTGGGCTTGCCCGGCATCGACGGCATGTCGCTGCTCTCGCGCTTCCGTCAGAGCAATCGTCACACGCCCGTGATCATCCTCACCGCGCGCGACGAATTGAACGACCGCGTGCAAGGTCTGAATTCCGGCGCCGACGACTACATGCTGAAGCCGTTCGAACCCACCGAACTCGAAGCGCGCATTCGCGCGGTGATGCGCCGCAGCGGTCCGCACGGCGACATGCCGCGTCCGGAAGTGTCGCTGGGTGGTGTACGCCTGTCGGGCGTCGACCGCCGCATTTTCAACGACGACAAGCCGCTAGAGCTCTCGCCGCGTGAATTCGCCGTGCTCGAAATGCTGCTGTTGCGTCATGGCCGCGTGGTCAGCAAGGCGCAACTGCAAGACCATCTGACGCATTTCGGCGGCGATCTCGGCGACACCGCGATCGAAGTCTACGTGCACCGGGTCCGTAAAAAGCTCGAAAGCTGCCGTGTCGAGATCGTCACGGTGCGTGGCTTCGGTTACCTGTTGCAGGAAATCCGCCAGGCCGCATAA
- a CDS encoding DUF3717 domain-containing protein, whose protein sequence is MSEISIHELEAAINFWRARSPSSGDELVLCKEASALSKPYALMIVQRQNTLSPDRLDATARLAWDSYVHLKNSL, encoded by the coding sequence ATGTCCGAGATAAGCATTCACGAACTGGAAGCCGCGATCAACTTCTGGCGCGCCCGCTCACCTTCGAGCGGCGACGAACTCGTTCTGTGCAAGGAGGCAAGCGCGCTCTCCAAGCCGTATGCGTTGATGATTGTACAGCGTCAGAACACGCTATCGCCGGATCGTTTGGACGCGACTGCGAGGCTTGCGTGGGATTCTTACGTGCACCTTAAGAATAGCCTGTAG
- a CDS encoding 4a-hydroxytetrahydrobiopterin dehydratase: MVHKLTSEERATQIAALNGWQAATGRDAIQRQFTFADFNEAFGFMTRVAIKAQEMDHHPEWFNVYNKVEITLSTHEANGLTERDIELAAFIDSITA, from the coding sequence ATGGTTCACAAACTCACTTCAGAAGAACGCGCCACCCAGATCGCCGCGCTGAATGGCTGGCAAGCCGCGACGGGCCGCGACGCAATCCAGCGCCAGTTCACATTCGCCGACTTCAACGAAGCATTCGGTTTCATGACCCGCGTCGCAATCAAGGCGCAGGAAATGGATCACCATCCGGAATGGTTCAACGTGTACAACAAGGTGGAAATTACGCTTTCGACGCACGAGGCCAACGGCTTGACCGAACGCGACATCGAATTGGCCGCGTTTATCGACAGTATTACGGCGTAA